CCCACCGTGGGCAGCGCCAGGAAAGAAAACAGGTGCGCGGGGATTCCCAGCTGCACGTGGTACCAGAAGGGCATGCCGGAGTAGTATCCGACCAAGCCCCCGGTCAGAGACCCGTAAGCCAGGGCGAACCCCCAGAAAACCGGGGTTTTCAGGATGGAGAGGTAGGTCCGGCCCAGGCGGCGAGGCAAACCGGGAGACGGATCTCCGGGGCAGGTTTCCGGAAGCCGCCGAAAGGCCGTCACCGCAAAGGCGGCGAGAACGATGAGAAAAAAACCGAAAATCGCCCGCCAGCCCAGGCCGGCCATCAGAAATCCGCCGAGGATGGGGGCGAGGGCGGGCATCGCCGCCGCGCTGCTGCTGACCAGGCCTATCCTGCCGACCAGTTCCCGTCGGTCGAAGACCTCGGCCAAAACCGTCCGGCAGAGGGGCGAGGCCGCGCCCATTCCCATCCCCTCCAGCGAACGGCCGACGATATAGAGCGGAAGGCTCCCGGCGCAGAGAACGGTCGTCGTCCCCAGGGCGGTGACCATAAGGCTGCACCAGAGCGTCCGCCGAACCCCCCACCCCTGGATGAAACCGCCCCAGACCGGCTGGGAGCAGGCGAAGAAAATCAAGAAGAGCGAAACCGACAACTTGATCCCGGCGCTGCCG
This genomic stretch from bacterium harbors:
- a CDS encoding MFS transporter, which produces MERPETIDRRWIFWLVFALILISWGSIKMVLPALPRLPAELKTGSAGIKLSVSLFLIFFACSQPVWGGFIQGWGVRRTLWCSLMVTALGTTTVLCAGSLPLYIVGRSLEGMGMGAASPLCRTVLAEVFDRRELVGRIGLVSSSAAAMPALAPILGGFLMAGLGWRAIFGFFLIVLAAFAVTAFRRLPETCPGDPSPGLPRRLGRTYLSILKTPVFWGFALAYGSLTGGLVGYYSGMPFWYHVQLGIPAHLFSFLALPTVGLYIAGLNAARFLIRKKELEEVFRLGMFLAVGSAALGGALNLLGVSGAAWIVVLMSAYGFGAGLVSPIANASILSRFKPVAGPASAMVAVVLFGMASLTSAVTMNLRVAGTMGQVGAYVAALALIGLAFGHFLVWVPFRRGGRGRSAAGGPPSGAVGTFCSGEVNPDARG